A single genomic interval of Gossypium raimondii isolate GPD5lz chromosome 11, ASM2569854v1, whole genome shotgun sequence harbors:
- the LOC105801861 gene encoding RING-H2 finger protein ATL79 — protein sequence MRQPPAPPVSSGDPPRMSSTSNSTCSPNICRWQPYSDSSDFQDNVAMVLIILFCALICSVVLNAVIRCFLRGNYSGSLRSRRSNNGSHLPQTQQELEQRKPVTEAGVARMSVAPTVVYSHGMKLAGAEGVPECAICLSEFVEGDGIQVLAKCKHGFHVQCIQRWLASHSSCPTCRSICLPPSPSPEETTRECVGDGSQPVVPDPEP from the coding sequence ATGCGACAACCGCCGGCGCCACCAGTTTCTTCCGGCGACCCGCCGCGAATGTCTTCCACTTCAAACTCAACCTGCAGTCCCAACATTTGCAGGTGGCAACCATACTCGGACTCGAGTGATTTTCAAGATAACGTTGCCATGGTCTTAATCATTCTTTTTTGCGCTTTAATCTGCTCTGTGGTTCTTAACGCCGTCATCCGCTGCTTCTTACGCGGGAATTACAGTGGAAGCCTCCGCTCTCGGCGTTCAAACAATGGCAGTCACCTTCCTCAAACCCAACAAGAGCTTGAGCAGAGGAAGCCTGTAACGGAGGCGGGTGTAGCACGCATGTCGGTGGCTCCGACGGTGGTTTATTCGCATGGGATGAAGCTTGCTGGAGCGGAGGGTGTACCGGAATGTGCTATTTGCTTGTCGGAATTCGTGGAAGGCGACGGAATTCAAGTGTTGGCTAAGTGTAAACATGGTTTCCATGTACAATGTATTCAACGGTGGTTGGCTTCACACTCTTCTTGCCCCACTTGCCGTTCTATTTGTCTTCCTCCGTCGCCGTCACCGGAAGAAACTACCCGTGAATGCGTTGGAGACGGTTCCCAACCGGTGGTGCCGGACCCGGAACCGTAG